The following are encoded in a window of Chaetodon auriga isolate fChaAug3 chromosome 24, fChaAug3.hap1, whole genome shotgun sequence genomic DNA:
- the LOC143317285 gene encoding RLA class II histocompatibility antigen, DP alpha-1 chain-like, which produces MKMTMMKMMLVLVVSCVLCVSADSLHDDLAINGCSDSDGEFMYALDGEEVWVADFINKKGVEPQPNFIDHMSYQEGTYESAVANQQICKQNLKVDLEAYNNPPLQLDPPSSPIIYPRNDVELGQKNTLICHVTGFYPAPVKVHWTKNGQKVTEGTSINVPYLNKDITFHQVSRLDFTPQLGDMYSCTVEHVALDQPLTRIWDVDVQQPSIGPAVFCGLGLTVGLLGVAAGTFFLIKGNECS; this is translated from the exons atgaagatgacgatgatgaagatgatgctggTCCTGGTGGTctcctgtgtcctctgtgtctcagctGACT ctcttcatgATGACCTTGCTATCAATGGCTGTTCTGACTCTGATGGAGAGTTCATGTACGCTCTGGATGGTGAAGAGGTTTGGGTCGCTGACTTCATCAATAAGAAAGGAGTGGAGCCTCAGCCCAACTTCATCGATCATATGAGCTATCAGGAAGGAACTTATGAAAGTGCTGTGGCTAATCAACAGATCTGCAAACAGAACCTGAAAGTTGATCTGGAGGCCTATAACAaccctcctctgcagcttg ATCCTCCCTCCAGCCCCATCATCTACCCCAGAAACGACGTGGAGCTGGGACAGAAGAACACCCTCATCTGTCATGTGACTGGTTTCTATCCTGCTCCTGTGAAGGTCCACTGGACAAAGAACGGACAGAAAGTGACCGAAGGAACCAGCATCAATGTCCCCTACCTCAACAAAGACATCACCTTCCACCAGGTGTCCAGACTGGACTTCACCCCACAGCTGGGAGACATGTACAGCTGCACAGTGGAACATGTGGCCCTGGACCAACCACTGACCAGAATCTGGG ACGTGGACGTGCAGCAGCCCAGTATTGGACCTGCGGTGTTTTGTGGTCTCGGTCTGACTGTTGGTCTGCTCGGTGTGGCTGCTGGAACCTTCTTCCTCATCAAAGGAAACGAgtgcagctga